The following nucleotide sequence is from bacterium.
TGGGACGACAAAAATACGCTGCATAGAACGTTTGAGCTTGCAAAGGAACTGGATGCTGATAATATCCATCTCACAATGGCGTTTCCTTATCCAAAAACGCAACTTTTTGACATCGCAGAGAAAGAGAATTTGATCGCTGCAAGCGATATATATCCGCTTATAGTTGGGAAGCGGGTGCGTGTCGGAGCGCGCTCTGTTATGCAGACTAGAAGATTATCAGTCGATGAGCTTGAAAAAATCTGGAAGAAGATGAGAAAGGGAATTAACAGATATTATATATTTAAGAATGTCATTAAAAGACCTTCTGTAATTAGAGATATTTTGAGAAAACGAGGGTTTCCCGCAATACTGAAAGGGATGCGCATGCTGGTAAAGAACACATAACTTATGTAGGAGCTATATATGAAACTTTCTATTGTTGTGCCTGTGTATAATGAGAAAAATACCATACTTAAGATTATAGAAAAAGTAAAAGCTCTGGACGTAGAAAAAGAGATAATAATTGTTGATGACTGTTCTACAGACGGTACACGTGAGATTCTAAAAGAAAAACTGGACGGCAAATATCGGGAGGTAAGAATTTTTTATAATATCTCGAATCAAGGCAAGGGAGCAGCTCTGCGTACAGGCTTCAAGCATGTTAAAGGCGAGATTATAGCAATTCAGGACGCTGATTTAGAATATGAGCCTGAAGAGATTAAGGAGCTGATAAAGCCTATTACTGACGGGTTTGCTGATGTTGTTTACGGGTCAAGACTATCAGGAGGCAAGCCTCAGAGAATGTATCTCTTCTGGCACTTAGCAGGGAACAAATTCCTGACACTAATAACAAATTTGCTGTACAACACAACAATTTCCGATATGGAAACATGTTATAAGGTTATGACAAAAAGAGTTCTGGATTCCCTTAACTTAAAGTCAAGGCGTTTTAACATAGAACCTGAAATTACTGCAAAGATATTTAAACAGCACTACAGAGTGTATGAAATGCCAATCTCTTATTATGGGAGAGATTATTCGGAAGGGAAGAAGATCTGCTGGATAGATGGTTTCTCTGCGATCTGGACATTAATAAAATATCGCTTTATTGATTAGATGAAAAGAACTAGTTTCCTGCATTTTAAGCTGTTGATATGCATCCTGATTTTCTATCTCATTATTATTGGCACTATTGCAAGCCGCTATGATTTTAATCTTAGCTGTTTTGTAAATTTAGGAGAAAAAAGTTCTTTAGTTACAAAAAAACTGGTTCCTCCAAATTTTGTAATTATGAAAAATATTAGTGGATACGATGGACAGGCGTATTATTATGCAGCATCTGACCCTTTCATAAAGACAAATTTTCACCGTATAGATTTAAAAAAATACCAGCGTTTTCTTTACCCCTTTTTGGCATATATACTGGCTCTTGGCAATAAGGCTCTTTTGCCCTTGACCCTCTTGATTGTTAATATAATTTCAATTCTGGTAGGCACTCTGTTTTTATCAATAATTCTCAAAAAACACAATGTGAGTATCTGGTATGCTTTAATTTATTCTTTGGGAATAGGTAATATTGTAGCTTTTCAATACAATTTAACAACCCCCCTTTTTCTATGTTTGATACTAATAGGAATTTATTTTTATGAAGAGAAAAAAATAGCCTCAACAGCTCTTTTCTTTTCGCTTGCACTTCTTACAAGGGAAATTGCAGGGCTTATAATATTAGTTTTTTTAATGTATGAATTTTTTGAAAAAAGGTATAAAAACAGCTTTGTAATCATTCTATCCTTCATACCTTTCATTCTTCTTCAATTTTTTCTGTATCAGAGGCTTGGCGAAATACCCATTCTTGGTTCTTCAGGACATATTACCCTGCCCTTTGCTGGTATAATACAAGAAATAAGCAGTATCAACCTGAGTGGCGGAGGTATTAAACACATACTTAGAGAAATAAGTGTTATCCCGTATTTCTGCTTCGTGATGTTAGTTCTTGCTGTTTCCATAGTAAAACTTTTAAGAAATAAGAATATATACAACTGGAACTTGTTTGTTCAGGCGTTTGTACCTATTTTTATGTGCTTCTCTATCTGGGAAGCATCAGCCGCAGCAACAAGAATAACATTTGCCATTTTCCCTTTTATGATTCTGAGCTACGCAAAAGACAGGGATAAGCTTTCAAAGTATCTGTTTATCGGAGCAGGACTTCTTACAGTTGCAGTCATTATCCGAATACTCTTCATAAGTCCAGTACATCCGTATTACCTATCCTGATTTTTTAACTGTTTTTTTTGCCACAGGCTTTTTCTTCTTTGCTTTAGGTTCTTCTTTCTTTTTCCCAACCTTTTTTTCCAACTTTTTTTTCTCAACTTTTATTTCTGTTTTTTTAGGCTCTTTAACAGGTTTTTCTGCAACCTGTTCATTTTTTGGAACCTCTAATGCTTTTAGTATGGTATCAAGTTTTCTGTTAAGTTGCTCAAATTCTTTTATAAATTGTTCAGGTTTATTTGATCCGGAATCTCTACTGCTGAATCTTCCCGAATCTCTTCCTCCGGATCTATTATAACTTCCTCTATCAGGTCTTCTTGAATCTCTATCACCATATCTGCTGGAATTCCCGGTTTTTTCAAAACAATCACTGCAGTAAACAGGTTTACCTTCAGTGGGTTTGAAAGGGACTTCACATCTCTTACCGCATTTGTCGCAGGTTACTTCATGCATCTGCTTTTCAAAGCTGCGTTTTCCAGAATCCCTTCCGCCAAATCTTCCAGAATCTCTTCCTGAGTCTCTTCCTGAGTCTCTTTTGCTAAATTTAGCATATCGATCAAAGTCTCTCATACTGCCTCCTCATTAATTATAGATTTATTAATTATATTTCTTCGTTCATGCTTGTGCATGGCGGAGAGGCCGGGATTCGAACCCGGGGTGGAGTTACCCCCACAACTGCTTAGCAGGCAGCTGCCTTCAGCCGCTCGGCCACCTCTCCTGGATAAATACTGATAACGAAGTTCTGGCGGAGGGAGTAGGATTTGAACCCACGTTCCGTTGCCGGAAAACGGTTTTCAAGACCGCCGCTTTCAGCCACTCAGCCATCCCTCCGATCTTTATTTAATAAGATTCAGTCCTTTCAGGTACTTGTAATAATCACTGTCCGTTGTAAGGATTATTGTGCTGTTCTCATCAATGGTCTTTTTATACGTCTCAAGGGTTTTTAAGAATGAATAAAACTCAGGATCCTGGTTATATGCCGCGGCATAGATGCCTATTACCTCAGCATCCGCCTTGCCTTTTAACCCCTCAGCCTGCCTATATGCTTCAGATGTAATTAGTTTGAGTTCCTTTCCTCTCTGTCCGTCTATTTCAGCGCGTCTGCCCTGTCCTTCAGAGCGATATTGTTCAGCAGCGCGCTTTCTCTCGGAAATCATACGATCATAGACTTTTCTCCTTACATCTTCTACATAATTGACCCGCTTAATTCGCACATCAACAAGTTCTATGCCATACTTGGGAGCAAGTTCTTTTGCATCGTGTAAGATTATCTCCTCTAATTTGTTCCGGCCTACTTCTATGCGTTCAAGGGCTTCGTCAGTAATTATTACGTCTTTCCCCACTTCTTTCACCTCGTCTACAATGCGATTGGAATTTCTTACTGTCTCAACAAGGAGATGCCTTGTAATTGTATCCCTGGTTGCTGAATTGATAATGTCATCAATCCTTGCGTGAGCTCCCATCTCATTGTTCACTGACTGCAGAAATTTCAACGCATCAACAATCTTCCAACGCGCAGTAGCATCAACCCAGATATATTTTTTATCATTGGTGGGAATCTGATTGGGATCGCCATCCCACTCAAGAAGCCGTTTCTCAAAGTAACGCGCTTTCTGAATAAATGGTTTTTTAAAGTGCAGTCCTGCGTTTGTAATTGGATTACCAACAGGTTTGCCAAATTGGGTTATCACAACCTGTTTCGTCTCATCTACAACATACATCACACCGCTCATAGCTATAAGTATTATTAAGATAATTAAGGCAATAAATACATTCAAAAGCTTTTTCATTATTTTACTCCTCCTTTTTGTCCAAGATTAAGCAGTGGCAATATTGAAGACTGCTTCGGGTCAATTATATACTTTTCTTTTGCATTAGGTAAAACCTCCATCATTGTCTCTAAGTAAAGCCTTTTTTGGGTTATATCCGGGGCTTTCTTGTATTCCGCTAGTACTGTCGAGAATCTCTCTGCTTCACCTTTTGCTCTGTTTATTTTGTCCAGAGCGTATCCTTCAGCCTCTCGTATTGTTTGCTCAGCCTCTCCCTTAGCTCGCGGGATAATCTTGTTATACGCCTGCCGCGCCTGGTTGATTACCCTCTCTCTTTCCTGCTTCGCCTCATTAACCTCGTTAAATGCAGGTTTTACTTCATCAGGAGGATTTACATCCTGAAGTTTCACAGTAACAATCTGAATCCCTGTTTCATACTTATCCAATATCTTTTGCATCTCAATATGTGCAAGGTCATCAATCTCTTCTCTCTT
It contains:
- a CDS encoding glycosyltransferase family 2 protein, with protein sequence MKLSIVVPVYNEKNTILKIIEKVKALDVEKEIIIVDDCSTDGTREILKEKLDGKYREVRIFYNISNQGKGAALRTGFKHVKGEIIAIQDADLEYEPEEIKELIKPITDGFADVVYGSRLSGGKPQRMYLFWHLAGNKFLTLITNLLYNTTISDMETCYKVMTKRVLDSLNLKSRRFNIEPEITAKIFKQHYRVYEMPISYYGRDYSEGKKICWIDGFSAIWTLIKYRFID
- the hflC gene encoding protease modulator HflC; this translates as MKKLLNVFIALIILIILIAMSGVMYVVDETKQVVITQFGKPVGNPITNAGLHFKKPFIQKARYFEKRLLEWDGDPNQIPTNDKKYIWVDATARWKIVDALKFLQSVNNEMGAHARIDDIINSATRDTITRHLLVETVRNSNRIVDEVKEVGKDVIITDEALERIEVGRNKLEEIILHDAKELAPKYGIELVDVRIKRVNYVEDVRRKVYDRMISERKRAAEQYRSEGQGRRAEIDGQRGKELKLITSEAYRQAEGLKGKADAEVIGIYAAAYNQDPEFYSFLKTLETYKKTIDENSTIILTTDSDYYKYLKGLNLIK